The genomic DNA GAGAAGCAGCCTTGGAAAGACACAGTGAAGAAGGGAGAGCCTGTTGTGACAGGTTGGAGCAGGGGACACACTTGTCTTCAGCCCCGAGGGAGGGCTCTGGGACTtggaccccaggccctggggttCCCGCTGCATCAGGCTGTTCAGGATAATTCCCATCACGAGCCAGGAGCAGCGAACCTGAGGCCTTCTATTAGTTATAGTGTGGTTTATTCGATGTTCTGTCATttcataaatttagaaataaggGAATCAAAACACGCCATCTGGAGACTAGCGTTAGGAAGGCTTACTAGTGTAAGCACCTCACACTCACTGCCCAGTCGGAATGTTGGTGAGGCTTTTCCTTGGCATTTGCTGAAAGCAGGTTTGTGCCATGATTGTGATTCTGCTCTACACACAGTTGTGTCCTGCTCTCCACGCAGGCACTTCCACACAGCTCACTGCCTTCACAGCTGTGTTAATCCAGTATGTGTGGCATAGTTTACTTACCTATGCTAGTCCTATTTTTAGATGATTGGGATTGTTTTGATTATATCGCAGTTACAGTTTCCTCTGTGATGAATGTCTTCCTCCGTCTGGCTCTTTCCAAAATTAGGTCAAAGGCTACGGACGTGTTTTCATGACTCTTGGTACAGATGCACATACTGCTCTGTGGCTTAGCAGGTGTCCCAGCCCCCGGGCTCCGTGAGCGCAGGACAGGGAAGACACATTTCATCTGCcatataatttctctttatacTCAGTGCTCATTTTTTGCAGCCTGATAGACGAGCCAAGCTCCTCCTGCGTGTGCATTTTAACGGCTTTTCATTGATCTTTACACAGAGTGAGAGGCTCCAAGCAGATGAACACGGTCCAGTGTGCTCGCTATGTTTACCAGACAGAAGGCATTCGTGGCTTCTACCGGGGATTAACGGCCTCATATGCTGGAATTTCAGAAACTATCATCTGTTTTGCTATTTATGAAAGTTTGAAGAAGCATCTGAAAGAAGCTCCATTAGCCTCTTCTACAAACGGGACTGAGAAAAATTCCACAAGTTTTTTTGGACTTATGGCAGCTGCTGCGATTTCTAAGGGATGTGCTTCCTGCATCGCTTATCCACACggtatgttttgctttttcttccagAACAGTAGTACAGCTGTGAGGTTGGTGTCATTGTCCGTATATCTGGACTTCTGCAGTTCACAGTGAACGCAAGTCCCTGCAGGTGCTAAGGTGACGGAGTACAAGTGAGACTGCTTTCTGCTGTCGGTTATGTGAGTGGCAGGCACTCAAGCCCGTTCAGCTCCAGCTTCTCGTGGCCAAAACGTACCGTGCAGAATGTGGGCCCTGTGTTGTAGAACTTCGGATGTTTTCAGAGAAGccaaaaatctggattttatttaaaattactcgATTTAAAAAAACGGTGTGGGtgccaaccaaaaaaaaaaaactcagtttcCACTTTGAATGGAGTGTTGAGTGAGGCTCCTTTGCTAAGTCTGTTTTTTAAGGAATTAGAGACCTAATGTTCCACtgacctacttaaaaaaagaatagcttaGTTTATTGTACCACGAAAAAcaggttttgttttcaaaagcctGCTGCACTGTCAGCTCTGACGAATGTGCATGGTCAACTCCAAAGCAGGTAATTGAGCCCCCGTCACGTGCTGAGGCACCAAGCGGCCCCCCAGGGCTCAGGGAAAAGAGGTTGGGCTGCCTcccatggtggggtggggagacggGAGCATGTCCAGCAGTGACAGGTGTCATGCTCGGGTTGCCTGCGTCGGGGAGGGCCAGGTGTGCAAAGGTCTGAAAATGCAGAAGGCAGCTTTTGAGCTGGAGAGAGTGGTGGAGAAGGGTTTTACTAGGAGAGGAAGTTGgcaagtacatgaaaagaaaatcttgatgATTTGCCGTGCTTAATACAAATTACACCTTCAGTGAAATTACAGCGTTCGCTTAATTGGGAGTAGAAAACCACAAACTATCTTAAAATGAAGTCCCATTCAAAGTAAGCTTTTACAATCccttaaaagttattttgtaCTTTGTTTGTATATGTAATGTCCCTAATTACCATTTCCCAGAGTTACAAAATGTTCTAAAAAGGTCGCAACTTTTCATTGTCGTAAAGGGCTCTGCTGTCCAAGTAGAGCTGCGATGGCAAATAGCCAGAGATGCGCATTGACGGTTACAGAGCTGTGTGCTTTGAAATCTCTCATTGTATCGCTTGGTGATGCAGTTCGTTTGTAGCATAAAGTATGTGTTTCTCTCTGCAGAAGTCATAAGGACACGGCTCCGGGAGGAAGGCACCAAGTACAAGTCATTTATCCAGACTGCTCGGCTGGTCTTCCGGGAAGAAGGTTACCTTGCCTTTTATAGAGGACTCTTTGCCCAGCTCATCCGGCAGATTCCAAATACTGCCATTGTGTTGTCTACCTATGAGTTAATTGTGTACCTGTTAGAAGACCGTACCCAGTAACGGGCCAGAAAATTGTGCTCTAGAAGAATAAAATTGACAAAGtctagagaaattttttttccattgatgtTTAGAATGTTtgagactgaaacaggaaaggCCATAAAATATGTGGCCCGTATCACCCGTTGGACATTTCCTTTTGGATTCATGTTTTCTGGAAGGTTTAAATTCATTAACGTTAATAGTTAattataacttttgtttttttaacttacgAGGATTCAGGATTAAGCAGCAGCTAAATTAAATCACGCTACTT from Ailuropoda melanoleuca isolate Jingjing chromosome 11, ASM200744v2, whole genome shotgun sequence includes the following:
- the SLC25A33 gene encoding solute carrier family 25 member 33; its protein translation is MATGTQQKENTLLHLFAGGCGGTVGAIFTCPLEVIKTRLQSSRLALRTVYYPQVHLGTISGAGMVRPTPVTPGLFQVLKSILEKEGPKSLFRGLGPNLVGVAPSRAVYFACYSKAKEQFNGTFVPNSNVVHILSAGSAAFVTNTLMNPIWMVKTRMQLERKVRGSKQMNTVQCARYVYQTEGIRGFYRGLTASYAGISETIICFAIYESLKKHLKEAPLASSTNGTEKNSTSFFGLMAAAAISKGCASCIAYPHEVIRTRLREEGTKYKSFIQTARLVFREEGYLAFYRGLFAQLIRQIPNTAIVLSTYELIVYLLEDRTQ